In Clostridium sp. JN-1, one genomic interval encodes:
- the rpsL gene encoding 30S ribosomal protein S12 — MPTISQLVRKGRKTTSAKSTAPALKECPQKRGVCTVVKTATPKKPNSALRKIARVRLTNGFEVTAYIPGVGHNLQEHSVVLIRGGRVKDLPGVRYHIVRGALDAAGVANRLQSRSKYGAKKPKQK, encoded by the coding sequence ATGCCAACTATTAGCCAATTAGTAAGAAAAGGTAGAAAGACAACAAGTGCTAAATCAACAGCACCAGCACTAAAAGAATGTCCTCAAAAAAGAGGAGTTTGTACAGTAGTAAAGACTGCAACACCAAAGAAGCCTAACTCAGCTTTAAGAAAAATTGCAAGGGTTAGATTAACAAATGGTTTTGAAGTTACTGCTTACATACCTGGAGTAGGACACAACTTACAAGAACATAGTGTTGTTCTTATAAGAGGAGGAAGAGTTAAGGATCTTCCAGGTGTTAGATATCATATAGTTAGAGGTGCCCTAGATGCAGCAGGAGTGGCTAACAGATTACAATCAAGATCAAAATATGGTGCAAAAAAACCAAAACAAAAATAA
- a CDS encoding ribosomal L7Ae/L30e/S12e/Gadd45 family protein: MVSRLEGNKVIGIKQTIKAIKSCKADTIYIAKDADEKLVSPVINLAEENSLKIIYVPTMKELGHLCAIDVGASTVVILK; the protein is encoded by the coding sequence ATGGTTTCAAGACTTGAAGGCAATAAAGTAATTGGTATAAAACAGACAATTAAAGCTATAAAAAGTTGTAAAGCAGATACTATTTATATAGCTAAAGATGCCGATGAAAAGTTAGTAAGTCCGGTTATTAATTTAGCTGAAGAAAACTCCCTGAAGATCATATATGTACCTACAATGAAGGAATTAGGACATTTATGTGCTATAGATGTAGGTGCATCAACAGTTGTTATTTTAAAGTAA